The Plectropomus leopardus isolate mb unplaced genomic scaffold, YSFRI_Pleo_2.0 unplaced_scaffold13888, whole genome shotgun sequence genome contains a region encoding:
- the LOC121964069 gene encoding synaptotagmin-like protein 2, translated as MDVSARRKLQRTVSDKGQLRYMTGEWFYETKQLRHQDRIHGSELIRASMKKSYKPLTILELSQILPEKPSFVSSENKEVFVPPVLCGVLQEPHMQLSHQ; from the exons ATGGATGTGTCTGCACGCAGGAAGCTCCAGAGGACTGTGAGTGACAAGGGCCAGCTGAGGTACATGACAGGAGAATGGTTCTACGAGACCAAGCAGCTTCGTCATCAGGACCGCATCCACGGCTCCGAGCTCATCAGGGCCTCCAtgaaaaaatcctacaaaccgTTGACTATAT TGGAGCTCTCCCAGATATTACCAGAGAAGCCCAGTTTTGTcagcagtgaaaacaaagaagTGTTCGTCCCTCCAGTACTCTGTGGGGTCCTGCAAGAGCCTCACATGCAGCTCAGCCATCAAAG